One genomic segment of Arthrobacter sp. zg-Y1110 includes these proteins:
- a CDS encoding leucyl aminopeptidase has protein sequence MNKASEPSLSAVSRDGRKVAASALVIGVGQTPDGPVLIESPLSPKASAALAASLPLLGVTGAVDEVHRLPGLPEADADMLVLTGLGKVSAGVALTEEALRRAAGSAVRQIAGTASVALALPAGTVADAAAVAEGALFGAYSFTEHRSAATADKVPAPVSEITVITAAADEKGLKPALERARILGRAVNATRTLVNQPPSHLYPESFAAAAKDLAKSLPVKVTVMDEKKLEREGFGGILGVGKGSARPPRLVKLEYAPLRSKVKLALVGKGITFDSGGLSLKPAAGMEAMKSDMGGAAVVLNALLAIAELGLPIKVTSWLCIAENMPSGTAQRPSDVMTTYGGRTVEVLNTDAEGRLVMADGLVAASEEAPDAIIDVATLTGAQMIALGRRVCAVMGEEGVRDAVKAAADRAGELFWPMPIPEELRASLDSQVADIANHGERFGGMMTAATFLREFVGEVNGTKIPWAHLDIAGPAFNDSAPYGYTPKEGTGVAVRTLVAYAEDVVARAS, from the coding sequence GTGAACAAAGCCAGTGAACCCAGCCTGTCGGCAGTATCCAGGGACGGGCGGAAGGTTGCCGCCAGCGCACTCGTGATCGGCGTCGGCCAGACCCCCGACGGTCCCGTCCTGATTGAAAGCCCGCTTTCCCCCAAGGCGTCTGCCGCCCTGGCTGCTTCCCTGCCGCTGCTCGGCGTCACCGGTGCCGTTGACGAAGTCCACCGCCTGCCCGGCCTGCCCGAGGCCGACGCCGACATGCTGGTCCTTACCGGCCTCGGCAAGGTTTCGGCCGGCGTCGCCCTGACCGAGGAAGCCCTGCGCCGCGCCGCCGGATCAGCCGTCCGCCAGATCGCCGGCACCGCGTCCGTCGCCCTCGCACTGCCGGCCGGCACCGTGGCCGACGCCGCCGCCGTCGCCGAAGGTGCCCTGTTCGGCGCGTACAGCTTCACCGAACACCGCAGTGCCGCCACCGCGGACAAGGTTCCGGCGCCGGTTTCCGAGATCACCGTTATCACTGCAGCCGCTGACGAGAAGGGCCTCAAGCCCGCCCTCGAACGCGCCCGCATCCTCGGCCGCGCGGTCAACGCCACCCGGACCCTGGTCAACCAGCCGCCGAGCCACCTCTACCCGGAGAGCTTCGCCGCCGCCGCCAAGGACCTGGCCAAGTCGCTGCCCGTGAAGGTCACCGTGATGGACGAAAAGAAGCTGGAACGCGAAGGCTTCGGCGGCATCCTCGGGGTAGGCAAGGGATCGGCCCGTCCCCCGCGCCTGGTCAAGCTCGAATACGCGCCGCTGCGCTCGAAGGTCAAGCTGGCCCTCGTCGGCAAGGGCATCACCTTCGACTCCGGCGGACTGTCCCTCAAGCCGGCCGCCGGCATGGAGGCGATGAAGTCGGACATGGGCGGGGCCGCCGTCGTACTCAACGCCCTGCTGGCCATCGCCGAACTGGGGCTTCCCATCAAGGTGACCTCCTGGCTCTGCATTGCCGAGAACATGCCCTCGGGCACTGCGCAGCGTCCCTCCGACGTCATGACCACCTACGGCGGCCGCACCGTCGAGGTCCTGAACACGGACGCCGAGGGCCGGCTGGTCATGGCCGACGGCCTCGTGGCTGCCAGCGAGGAAGCCCCCGACGCGATCATCGACGTCGCTACGCTGACCGGTGCCCAGATGATTGCCCTGGGCCGACGCGTTTGTGCAGTCATGGGCGAAGAAGGCGTTCGGGACGCCGTCAAGGCAGCTGCGGACCGTGCCGGCGAGCTGTTCTGGCCGATGCCGATTCCGGAGGAGCTGCGGGCGAGCCTGGATTCCCAGGTGGCGGATATCGCCAACCACGGGGAGCGTTTCGGCGGCATGATGACCGCCGCCACCTTCCTGCGGGAATTCGTCGGCGAAGTCAACGGAACCAAGATCCCGTGGGCACACCTGGACATCGCGGGACCGGCTTTCAACGACAGCGCCCCCTACGGCTACACCCCGAAGGAAGGCACCGGCGTCGCCGTCCGCACCCTGGTGGCCTACGCCGAA